The sequence below is a genomic window from Vibrio spartinae.
TATTAAGCCATTGATACATAGTATCCATCGCGAATGAAATAGGTTTACCAATGCCGTAAAGAACGAAAATGAAAATTAAAAAGGTGGATATCACAGGGATGATCATAATCGGCACTGCCGGGCGAAGAATCTTCGGCCAAGAAATGCGTTTTAGATAAAGCACCATATAGCCAACAATGAAGGCAATTAACAATGCAGCTAAAAAGCTCCCACCGGTTTTTGTTCCGAGAAAAGCGGGGTCATTGGCGATATAGGCACCAATCATAGCAGGTGCAATTGCCGGGCGGTCAGCAATCGAGTTCGCGACAAAACCAGCAAACAGAGGAATCATCAAAGTAAAGCCGACTTTACCAACCATAAATAAGTGCGACATGAAGTAGCCTAGAGCGGTTGATTCATCAAACCCCCAATTGACTAGATGCCCCTGAGCATCACTATTGAATGCAAAAATATTGGCTAAAGCCAGAAGAAGACCACAAGTCGCCATTGGTATCATGTAACCAACACCACTCATTGTATGACGGAAGAATGCATTGTGTTTTGAGGTGCCAATCGTCACCCCTGCCCCCACATTTTTTCCTTTAGATTCTTCGATTGAGGACATTGTAATTTCAGCTTTTGCTGATGCATCGCGAATAACCGTTTTTGCATCGGCAATGGCATCATTTGTCGATACTTGATAAATCCTTTTACCACTAAAGCGCGCCAAAGACACCGTAACATCACTGGCAATCACAACCAAATCAGCATCTTCAATTTCTTCTTGAGTTAAAGGGGTTTGTGTTCCTATATTGCCTTGAGTTTCCACTCTGATTTGATAACCAAGTTCTTTGCCTGCCTCAATCAAAGCTTCTTCAGCCATGAAGGTATGAGATATACCGGCAGCACAGGAAGTAATTGCAACTATTCTCATAATTATTTTCCATTCCAGATAGTGGTGTAAGGTTCAGTTACTTTTGTTTCCAGTTATTTTGTTTCCAGGTATTTTGTTTCTAGGTATTTTGTTTTCAGTTACTTTTGTTTTCAGGTATTTGTGTATTCAATCGTTATTTACAAAATACCTATTAATACAAGTACTGCAAAAAAGATTCAAATAAAGCACAACCAAACTCACAAAATAACTTTGTTTTGAATTTTATTTTCAATATTAATTGCGTACTTTGATTTTATTTTCATGAAAGCTGGGGTCGGGTCAAGCTAACCAGCAAGATGACGAAAAAGAAGTATGTACGATATCTTTGACCAATCATTATGCCGATTTGTCGCAACAATATTGCTCACATCACCGCGATAAAACCGACTCCATTTAGCACAGCATATATACTTCAGGTAAGTGGACGTAACTCAGGAGGCAATGATGGAAATCTATCAACACGACATGTCAGCTCTATTCGAACAGCTGGGTCTCGGGAGTTCACCAGAAGAAATTCAAGCGTTCGTGAAAAATCATCGACATTCAAGAGACTCAACGCCGATACATGAAGCGAGCTTTTGGACAGCTTCCCAATCCGCTTTTTTGAAACAGGCAATTGAGGACGATGCGGATTGGGTCGAGTTGGTGGATCAACTCGATGTGATGCTACGCGACGAATAGCTCACGAAAATACACGGTGAACTTACGGTGAATTCTTTTTGCTGTTGGAAAAAATGAATCACAGAGCTTTCTACTCAGGAAGCTCTGTGATTCATTTAGGACGTGACAACGTTGCTTCATAGACTCACAGCCGGACACAACTTCAACGCTTCTTGGGCACGAACATACCGGGCTTTCGTGGCATTTAATTTCTCTCGCGTGAATTTGATACGACCGAGCAGTTGATTGACAGCAGATATCGATTGCTTAAGTGTAGGCGTGAAACGACTTTCCTCGTCTTCTACTGTGCCATCGACACTATCTACCGATTGAAAAATAGCATCATACATCCCCTCTTGTGATGCAGATTTTCGGATATTGGTCATTTGAGTATTCAGGTTTGCAATGATGGTAGTGATATCCGGACGATTGGATAGCGCTTGATTTTTTACCGCGAGATTGGCGTCTTTCGTGGCAGCAATTACCGCATCAGGCATCGAAGAGAGCAGGTACTGCGATTCATGCGCCTCTTGGAACAACCCGGCTCGATTAGCCAGTAATGTTTGATAAGTCTCCAAGGCCGTCTTCCCTTCTGCGACAACATCGGCAGCAGTTTCAGTACCATCTACCCCTTTTTTAATCTCCTTGATATGATCAAGAAATGTGTTAGAGCTCAACTGATTCAAACTGTTGATCATATTCTTACCAAGTGTTTGAACTTGCTGTTCAGAATTTTTATCCTGTAATATCAAATGACTGGTTTTGGTAATACATGCCATTTTCTTTTCAGCTGATAAATATAACTCGGTTCTCGATATGGGCTGATGATAGCTCTTCATCCCCGTCACCCCAGCGATGAATACCCCAGCAGATTTGATCGCATCGATATGAGCATTGCCGAGTAATATCACCCCTGATGCTAAAGCTCCGGCCAGCAAAGCTGCATCATAACCTGTATTCAATTTGTATTGAGTATCCGCTGCTTTGGCGTATCTGAATTCTAATTGCTCAGCCCAAGCATAGGCACGACAAAGCCTCGTTTCTTCCGCATTTGAGTCCTTATCGACACACTGAATACCGTTATAAAAAACCTTCGTTTCTGGTTTCGACGCGTCAAAGGGCATGAGGAGCGTATGGTTATACTCTTCTTGCGGGTTTACAGCAGTCATCGAACATCCGGTTAAAACCAATGCTGTAATACCAACTGTCAATATCTGAGTCTTCATACAATAATCCTTTTCTTTATATTTGTTATATCAATAAAAGAATAGATTATTTTTTAACCCAGCGAGTATTTGCGAGTTTGCATGAATGAACTATTGATAGTGCAATCCCCCAACCGTTTTAAGACCATCATGGCGCTCATTTCATACCAGCAGCCCAAAGAACTACGAAAGCCGGGGGATAATAGACTAACTACATACCGCCTCGGCAATAGCTCACCCAGACCTGATCACTGCCACAACCGCTATCGACGACACAATCGAGACTTTTCTTTTGCACCTGCATTGAAAGCAACCATGAATAGAACTCTTTAAAATGTGGTTTATCCATATTGAGTCTAAAATATTGCGGTCTAACACCTGCACATTGTCCTTGATGAGTCCCATTGAGATAGAATCGGCCGTCTGTTCCCATGTGAATATAATTGGGCACACCTAAACTAATCCATCCATTGCCATTACCTTGTGCGTCTAAAGCGAATGAATTCACATGTACCATCAGGCCAATAACGAAAATAAATATTTTTTTCATAAGATTCCAATTCTATGATTTTTAAAGTAAGTGTTGGGATTTCAAGAAGTCATTTAAAAATATTTCCCAGTCAACATAATCTAGACCAGTCAAATTTAAATCGCTGCATCTGATATGCGTGAGGTTTATATCACATAGATATAATAAGGAGAAGTTCATCCACTATTCGGTAAACCACAATCGCTTTATGTCTGAACTTAGTCTTGATTCTGGTCTTTCACTGTCAGTCGAATATGATTAAAACATCATTAAAAATGATGATTTATTAGACATACATCAAAATAACACTTCAAATTGAATCCTAAATCATAGAGAATGCGCGCTTTGCAAAAATCATGGGCGAAACATGAAAAAACTTTTAATCAGCTTTATCTTGCTTGTCACACTTTCTGGCTGTGCAGCAATGTTTAACGG
It includes:
- a CDS encoding PTS fructose transporter subunit IIC, producing the protein MRIVAITSCAAGISHTFMAEEALIEAGKELGYQIRVETQGNIGTQTPLTQEEIEDADLVVIASDVTVSLARFSGKRIYQVSTNDAIADAKTVIRDASAKAEITMSSIEESKGKNVGAGVTIGTSKHNAFFRHTMSGVGYMIPMATCGLLLALANIFAFNSDAQGHLVNWGFDESTALGYFMSHLFMVGKVGFTLMIPLFAGFVANSIADRPAIAPAMIGAYIANDPAFLGTKTGGSFLAALLIAFIVGYMVLYLKRISWPKILRPAVPIMIIPVISTFLIFIFVLYGIGKPISFAMDTMYQWLNILITEHKSSSFLIGAVIGGMIGFDFGGPINKTAYVFSTAVFVDTLGQYGVDGANLLPFTAVQASISIAPLGIFVASRLFKKRFSSEERNTANAACAMGMVGVSEGAIPFAAANPIQLIVASVCGSALAGGLVGLWGIRNFGGLGSPLGTIIGYVEQPIPIVSWVLCTGAGILLTAVIIGVWRTKSEKNMEKLYAQQTV
- a CDS encoding DUF2789 domain-containing protein, with translation MEIYQHDMSALFEQLGLGSSPEEIQAFVKNHRHSRDSTPIHEASFWTASQSAFLKQAIEDDADWVELVDQLDVMLRDE